One genomic region from Candidatus Delongbacteria bacterium encodes:
- a CDS encoding BlaI/MecI/CopY family transcriptional regulator, which produces MEKVKLSDIEWAILNEIWKVKNASVREIADRINEDDNKAYTTIQTYMENLVKKKILKKEKIGLVNFYSAAISQEKIQKSESNKFLERAFEGSFSSFASFFLKKNRLSEKEIEELKKIIDEASDE; this is translated from the coding sequence GTGGAGAAGGTAAAATTATCGGATATTGAGTGGGCAATTCTAAATGAGATTTGGAAAGTAAAAAATGCTTCAGTAAGAGAAATTGCTGATAGAATAAATGAAGATGATAATAAGGCTTACACAACCATTCAAACTTACATGGAAAATTTGGTTAAGAAAAAGATTCTTAAGAAAGAAAAAATAGGGTTAGTCAATTTTTACAGTGCTGCAATATCCCAAGAAAAAATCCAGAAATCGGAATCTAACAAATTTTTGGAAAGAGCTTTTGAAGGTTCATTTAGTAGTTTTGCCAGTTTCTTTCTCAAGAAAAACAGATTGTCCGAAAAAGAGATTGAAGAACTTAAAAAAATCATTGATGAGGCTTCAGATGAGTGA
- a CDS encoding TonB family protein — translation MSEIIIALKNLLLANTLPSIILMIFIVVIEFMPIKKNPSFMILLWSISLIRLFSNFNFDRLNYLKVGIPEITYEEIIVFSDSSNHTNFFSIFSVDQFYIIMVITLFTLFVIKELVFKIKLNSIFDGFNGLIQNIDSDRAFCYGLFRPVIFLPKSLNDREKEIIYNHELAHIKYYDNHLILIYYIILIFNFFNPMIYLAGYFIRLNMERRADNYSFMKTGINAKKYADFLLRESIKAQNYRFSCVNSMFLFSNSLIKKRIISLIRDKGGKMNSFLKITLSLSMLFLFAFVNLNAKQEAVSKTEVKQEVVSENVESNVLDFFVVEKTPKMIESLSAFYSKLNYPEKARKEGVSGDVILSAIIDEEGNITELKVHREKPTGYGFGEESMAAYKDFKFTPGEHNGKKVKVKIKQPVKFQVK, via the coding sequence ATGAGTGAAATAATTATTGCTCTAAAAAACCTTTTACTTGCAAACACGCTTCCATCAATTATACTGATGATTTTCATTGTAGTTATTGAGTTTATGCCGATAAAGAAAAATCCATCATTTATGATTTTACTTTGGTCTATCTCACTAATAAGATTATTTTCCAACTTTAATTTCGACAGACTCAATTATTTAAAAGTTGGAATCCCAGAAATTACATATGAAGAAATAATTGTTTTTTCAGATTCAAGTAATCATACGAACTTTTTTTCAATTTTCTCAGTGGATCAATTTTATATAATTATGGTTATTACGCTTTTTACTCTGTTTGTAATTAAAGAATTGGTATTTAAAATTAAGCTAAATTCAATTTTTGATGGTTTTAATGGTCTGATCCAAAATATTGATAGTGATAGAGCTTTTTGCTATGGTCTTTTCAGACCCGTTATATTTTTACCTAAAAGCCTAAATGACAGAGAGAAAGAAATTATATACAATCATGAGCTTGCACATATAAAATATTATGATAATCACCTGATTCTAATTTACTATATAATTTTAATTTTCAATTTTTTTAATCCGATGATCTATTTAGCCGGCTATTTCATCAGATTAAACATGGAGAGAAGAGCAGATAATTATTCATTTATGAAAACGGGAATAAATGCTAAAAAGTACGCTGACTTTCTTTTAAGAGAATCGATTAAAGCACAAAACTACCGTTTTTCATGTGTAAACTCTATGTTTCTTTTCTCAAACTCATTAATCAAAAAAAGAATTATCTCACTGATACGAGATAAAGGAGGAAAAATGAACTCTTTCTTAAAGATAACCCTGTCTCTTTCAATGCTTTTTCTATTTGCATTTGTGAATTTGAATGCTAAACAGGAAGCTGTTTCCAAAACTGAAGTAAAACAAGAAGTTGTAAGCGAAAATGTTGAAAGCAATGTATTAGATTTTTTTGTAGTAGAAAAAACCCCTAAAATGATTGAAAGTCTTTCTGCTTTCTATTCTAAGCTGAATTATCCTGAAAAGGCAAGAAAAGAAGGAGTATCAGGTGATGTGATATTATCCGCAATAATAGATGAAGAGGGGAATATAACAGAATTAAAAGTTCATAGAGAAAAACCTACTGGTTATGGTTTTGGAGAGGAATCAATGGCAGCTTATAAGGATTTTAAGTTTACTCCTGGTGAACACAATGGAAAAAAAGTAAAAGTTAAAATTAAGCAACCTGTAAAATTCCAAGTTAAATAG